The genomic region GCACGGTGCCGGTGCTCAAGGAAGGGGAGTGGCAGCAGACGCTGGAACTGGACTTTCAACTGCCGCGCGAGCGGCACTACACGCCGGCGCTGCCGGTGGTGCCGGCCGGCCAGCCGGTGCCGCCTGTGCAGCGCCAGGATCTGCTACTGCCATGATTGGATTGAAAACTTCCCGCGGCTGGCTGGATCTGCTGCCCGGCACCGTGGGCATCGAAATCAGCAACCCCTACTTCCGCTACGACGCCGTGCCGGGCGTCACGACCTACCCGTTTGGGCTGCCGATGACGCCGCCCAACCTGCGCCACCTCAACTTCCCGCACGTGCTGGCCGCCCAGGGCGAGCTGCCGGCGCCCGAGCCGGTGGAGTTTTACCTCGACGGCCTGCTCTGGCGGGTGGGCAGCCTCGTGTACCAGGAACATCAGCCCGAAAAGCGGCTGCTCCAGTACAAGTTCGTGGCCGGCGCCACCGACCTGCAAAGCCGCATCGACGGGCTGCTGCTGGGTGCGCTCAACCTGGGGCAGGTGCCACTGGAGCTGCGCGCTGACGCCCCAGACTATGCGCTGGGCACGATCCGCAACACGGCCTTCTACGGCGACAAGAACCCGGCTTACTCGGGCTACCTGAACCAGTATGCCGGTGGCTATACCGGGGTGGCCGTAGCCCCGCAGTTGCGGCTGGTGCCGCTGCTGCGCCGGGTGCTGGCGGCCGTCGGCTACACGGTATCGGGCGAGTGGCTCAGCGACGCCTCAGTGCAGCAGCTGGTCGCGTACTCCGACCGGGTGGCCGAGGACGCGGTCGGCGTGCGGCTGCCGGAACTGGTGCTGAGCCGCCACGTGCCGGCCGAGCTGAAGGTGGGCGCGCTGCTCGTAGAGCTGCAGAAGCTCTTCGGGCTGGGCTACGACTTCGATCTGGCCCGGCGCGAGCTGCGCATCGTGCGCCTGCGCGACGTGGCGCTCGACGACGAGTACTTGGTGCGCGACGCCGGCCAGCTCACTCGCGCGCTGCCGACCGCTTATGAGGGCTACAGCCTGGAATTCAGCTTTGAATCCGACGACGAGCAGCTCAAAGGCTTTGATAACAGCTGGGCCAAGTTCTTGCTCGGCGCTGGCAAGACGCCCATCAAGGCCGACGCCGGCACGCTGCACTGCCTCACCGATGGCGCGACCGGGCAGGCAATGCCCCACATCGTGGCCAAGGGCGCCTCGCCGGCCTACGGGCTGGGCGACGACTCGCGCTGTGGGCTGCGGCTGCTTTTCGACCGCGGCCTGCAGGCCGGCTATCCGCAGTGCACCAACGGCCGCGAAGCCGGCAGCGCACTGGCCCTGCAGTGGGCCGGCGCGAACGGGCTTTACGCGCAGTGCCACCAGTCCTGGCTGGAGCTGCTGGCCCGCGCCGGCAGTGAGGAGCGTGTAGTGCCCTTCCGGGTGGGCGACTTGCTGGCGCTGAATCCCGGCCGCAAGGAGATGCTGGGCCCGCGCAAGTACCTGTGGGAGAAGATTTCGCTCACTGCCAGCACGGCCCGCCGCCTGGAGTCGGCCCGCTGCACCTACCGTCCCGTGCGCCGATGAGCCAGAACCCAGATATCATCCGGCAGGAGCTGGAAGTAGCCAACAAGTGGCTCGACATCAGTATCGAGCGGTTCGTGGCCAACATGCGCAAGCTGAAGATTGTGGATACGGGCACGCTGCTCGACAGCTTCAAAAAGCAGGTGGTGGGCTCCTCTGAAGGGCGGCTGCAGCTGCAGCTCAGCTATGCGCTCTACGGCAAGTTCGTGGACATGGGCGTGGGCCGTGGCATGGGCCAGGGCGTGCGCCGGGGCGACGACGGCTACGACCGAATCCGGCAGAGCCGTGGCCGCCTGAAGCGCTACAACCGCAAAAAGCGCAACTGGTACTCGCGCGAGATGGGCTACCAGATGAAACGCCTCAGTGAGCTGATGAGTGAGTTGCACGGCATGCTGCTCATCAGCGCCACCTCGGACGCGCTGCCGTCCGAGGACGTGACCCTTACCTTTTAAGCTAAGTACCCATGGCAGATACTACCGAAGAACGGAAAGTTAAAATCGTCCTTGATGCGCAGCAGCCTAATGCCAGCATCAAGGAAATGGCGGCGGGTGCGGCTGTGCTTAACAGCCAGCTCTCGAAAATGGCGGCCGATGACCCCGGTCGGGCTAAGCTCCAGGATGACTTCGCGCGGCTCACGGCCCGCATCTCCGAAACGCGGGCCGAATTGCGCACCATCATCCAGACGGAGGAGGAGCTGGCCGCAGAGCAGGCCAAGCTGGCCGAGCAGACGCAGGCCTTGGCGGCCGCGCAGGAGCAAACCGTGCGTAGTGGCCAGCAGGCCACGGCATCGATGCGCGAAATGAAGGATGCCGCGGCTATTCTTAGCCAGCAACTGGAGAATACGCGCACGGACGACCCGGGCCGTGCGGCGCTGCTGCGCGACTACCAGGTACTGCAGCAGCGCATCAGCGCGGCCGGTGAGCAGATGCGCACCTACCAGAAAACAGCTGAGGAGTTAGCCGAGCAGCAGCGGCAGCTGGCGGCTGAGACTGAGCGGCTGAATCAGGAAAACCGCGAAGTCATTCTGAACGGGCAGAAAGTCAATGCTTCGTTCAAGGAAATGAAAGACTCGGCAGCGTTGCTGGAGCGGCAGCTGCACGAGTTGTCAGCCGACGACCCGGGCCGGGCGGCTATGCTGCGCGACTATCAGCAGCTGCAGAAACGCATCCACGATGTGCAGCAGGAGATGGGCGACACGGCCGAGAAGGGCTTTACCATGAAGGACGCCTTGCTGCTGGGTGGCGTGGAGGTCGGCCTGGAAGCAGCTGTCGACGTGGTCAAGGAGCTGGGGGCGGAAATTGCTCAGACGGTCAAAGAGTTCGAGGACCTGCGCGGCAAAGTCAATACGCTCACCAATGCCACCGGCGCGGAGCTTGACCAGCTCACGAGCGGCGTGGCGGGCCTGGCCAAGACGTTTAACAAAGAGTACGACGAGATTCTGGTGGCCAGCAACTCGCTGGCCAAGCAGATGGGCATTTCCCAGCAGGAGGCCCTGCGTCTGATTGAGCAGGGCTTCATTGCCGGCGCCGACGTCAACGGCGAGTTTCTCGACCAGCTTAAGGAGTACCCGGCCCAGTTCAAGGCAGCCGGCGTGTCGGCCGACGAGTTCGTGGGCATCATCAGCCAGTCACAAACCAGCGGCGTGTTTTCCGATAAGGGCGTCGACGTGGTCAAGGAGTTCGGTCTGCGCATCCGCGAGCAGACCTCGGCCACCAAGGACGCACTGTATGCCGCCTTCGGGCCCGAATTCACCAAGGAAATCCTTGACGGCGTCAATAACGGCAGTATCTCGTCGGTGCAGGCTCTGGAGCGGGTGTCGCAGAAGATGAACGACACGCAGATTCCGGCCGCCCAGCTGCAGACTGTGATTGCCGACGTGTTCGGCGGGCCGGGTGAGGATGCCGGCCTGGACTACCTGAAGTCGCTGAAAAACGTGGGCACGGGTATCGACGCGTTGGTGGATAAAAACAACGTGTACGTGCAGCGCCAGCAGGAGCTATTGGCCTCTAATAAGCAACTGGCCGCCACGCAGAACGAGCTGGCTAAGGAGTTTGAGGGTACCGGCAACAGCCTGCAAGTGCTCGGCAACGAGGGGATGGTGTTCATCTACACGCTGCTGACCTCACTTATTGTCACGTTCAAAGAGCTGACGGCCCCGCTGCGCGAAATCTGGGACGAGCTGGGCCGGCTGGCCGAGTCGTTTGGCCTGGTAGCAAAGGAGGGCAGCCTGGCCAAGGATATTGCCAATGGCATCGGTGCCGTGCTACGCTTTCTGCTCACGCCCACGCGCCTGGTCTACGAAGGGTTTGGGATGCTGGCCCGGGCACTGATCGAGTGGGTGAAGCAGTCGGAGCCGGCCAAGGCGGCGCTGCTGGTGATGATTGCGCCTCTGCGGCTGCTGTTTGATTTGCTGCGCGACTCGCCGGCGTTCTTCGAGGGGTTCGTGGCGGCCGGCTCCTCAGCCTTCACCCGGGTGGGTCGGGCCTGGAAGGCGGCCCTGCGCGGCGACTTTTCCGGGGCCATGCAGGAGTTTGCCGATTTGGGCGCCGGCGCTGCGCGCGAGTACCTGCGGGCCTTCAACGCGGCCCGGGCCCTACGGCCCGAGGCGCAGGCCAGCGAAACCAGTAGCAACGGGGGCGAGGATCCGGCTGGTAAACCGTCTGGTGGTGGCGATGGTACGACGGAAAAAGACCGCGCTAAGGCCGCCGCCGACGCCGCTAAAAAGGAGCGTGAGGAGCGAAAAAAGACCGATCAGCAGCACCTGGCCGACCTGAAGCAATGGGTGGCCGAGGAAGGCGCTCTGCTGCTGCAGCGCAATGTGCTGAAGGAGCAACTAGGGGCGCGGGAGCTGGACGATGCTGCGTTGCGGCGCGAGCTGGAGCGGCAGAAGCTCTTCGAGGCCGCCACGGCTAAGGTCGACAAGCTCACTGGGCTGGAGGCCGATTACACCGAGCAGGTCAAGGCCATCGTCGTCGAGCGCGACCTGCAGCTGCGTGAGCTGGTCGACAAGCATAAGGCAGAAGAGGAGGAGCGACGGCTGAAAGCCCTCGACGAGAAGCTGGCGCTGAACGAGGCGGACGCCGAGGTGGCCCTGGCCGAGCTGGAGCTGAAGCTGGCTAATGGCGTGCTTAATGAGCAGGCCTACCAGGACGCGGTGTACGCTGTCAAGCAGGCTGCCCACGCCCGGGAGCTGGCCCTGCTGCAGGAGCAGGGCGGCAAGGAGTCGGCCGAGTACAAGAAGGCCAACGCGCAGTTCCTGCAGGAGCAGGCCGCGCACGTGGCCAAGCGCAAGGGGCTGGACGAGGGGCTGGTCAAGTTTCAGCAGGGCCTGGCGGCCGTGCGCAAGCTCATCGGCTCGGAAGAGCTGGGCGCGCTGGCCGAGGTATTCGGCAAGAAGTCGGTACTCTACAAGGCGTTTGTCGTGGCCCAGAAGGCGCTGGCGCTGACCGAAATCGGGCTGAACCTGTCGGTCGAGATGGCCAACAACGCCAAGGCGGCCGCCCAGAACCCGCTAAACGGGCCCACAGCCGGCGCCGCCGGGGCCACGCAGCTGTTCGTCACCAACGGCCTGTCGCTGCTGCGCGCCGGCCTGGCCTCGGCCAAGGTGGTGGGCTTCCGCGAGGGTGGCCCTACCAGCGCCTCGGCCGGCAAGGGCCTGCTGGATCTGAATCAGCTGCGCGTGTCGCCGGGCGGCGAGCTGCTGGACCAGGACGGGTTTGCCGTGGCCGGCCTGGTGCACAAGAACGAGTACGTGATTCCTGAGTGGATGCGCGCCGACCCGAAGGTAATGCAGGTGGAGCAGTGGCTGGAGCAGAAGCGCCAGCGTGGCGGTGGCAGCTACCGGGAGGGCGGCCCCACCACCGAGGGCGATAGCCCAGTGCCGGTCGGCGCCGGCCTAGCAGGCGAGTCGTCGGAGGTGACGGCGTTGCTACGCACGCTGGTCGAGGGGCAGCGCCGGCAGGACGAGCGCATCGACACCTGGGCCCGGGAGCTGACCGTGGTGCAGCAGATGTACGAGCTGGACCAGGCCTACGACACCTATAAGAAGGTCAACCAGCAGAACGGCGTTACTACTTAACGGGGTGCTTAGACTCGCGCTTTTATCTGCTTTCTTTGGGATTCTTGGTAAGGGCTTACGCCAAGGATGAAGTCGGATTCTGCCGCTGAGGCATACAGCAGAATCTGACGTTACCTCCCAGAAAGAGTCTTACACCCAACACTTCTCTTACTTAAATCACCACGTATGAAAACGGTATTAGTGCAACGGTATGATAACGAGCTTGACATACTAGCAATTGCTGAGCGAGGCTATAGCGACGTATATGATAGAAGCAAAAGAGAAGACTTTGATCTAGTACTCGTAGTGCCTACCAGTGCAGCTCGCACTAGTGTGACGGTGGTCGCTACACCCACCTCGAAGCAATACAAACCAACGGATGACAGTCCAGCCTGGCCAGGTAAACCTGACAACTATAAAGTCAGAATTGACGTGCGCAATGTGCGCTATACAAGTGTTGAACGCGTCAAAGCGGCATTTGCGAGTGCTGGGCTAACCTGGGCGGCTGCGTGGAAGATCATGGTGGCCGACCTTGAGGAAGAAATCTTCCTAGAGCCCGCAGATTTGGCCACACTCGAAATGGAAGCGGAAGCGGCCAGTGCCACAGGCGCAGGCACCAGCGGCCTCTTTGAAGGAAGCGATACGCGCATCCCCGTTAACCGATATGAGCGCAACCCCGTCGCTCGACGCCAGTGCATTGAGCACTATGGAGCAACGTGCAGTGTATGTGGATTCGATTTTGGGCGGGCCTACGGCGACCAGGCGAGTGGGTATATCCACGTTCACCATCTGATTCCCTTGTCACTTAGGAAGCAAGAGTACGAAGTAAAGCCTATCGAAGACCTAAGGCCCGTCTGCGCGAACTGTCACGCTGTACTTCACCTACGCAATCCACCTTATTCTATTGAAGAGCTGAAGCAATCCTTGAAATACACGCCAGTTTTTCAGTCTTAGAGTTTAAAGGCCGCTGCTGTCGTTGAGCTACTAGTGCATGGCATTGCCCGAGAAATCGTGGGCAATAACGTGATTATGACCAGAAGGTAGTGTTCAGATTAGAACTCTATTTTGAACGGTTGTGCTACCCACGCTAACGCCCCCGAAAACGCGGTTTTTCGGGGGCGTTAGCGTGAGGTGTTATGAACATGCCTTTTGTAATATTGTGTAAAAGACCGTTTTCTTGAACGAAGGTAGCTACTAGAAGGAGCCGCTATTTCATACCGCCTTACCCTACCTCTTTATGAAATTTCTAGTCTTTTTGATAGGTCTCGCTCTATTGGGCGCAACGGCATGTCAACCGCCAGAAGAGGAGCCAATCCTACTAAACCCAACTCATCAGGCAGTAGTTGCGGAAGTTTATTATGCTATTCAATCTGCGTATGAGCTGTCATCCCCAGATACGATGCGTTTTGCGTTGCGTCACCGATTCATCAGCAGGCATGACCCACGCCGCACGCTGGAGGACGCCCACTCTTTTCTTGAGGGTAACCATATAGACGTGCCAGCTGATTGGCCGCTCGTCATCACGCCGGCGGCTCCAGCGGTGGCGCCCCCATACGCCATTACTATTGGTCAGGATCTGCTACGTGTTGTGGTGCTTACCCACGGCGATACGGTGCGAAGCAACATCAACCAGTTCCTCACGGTATCAACTCCCATTCCTTTGCCTGCTGGCCAACAGCTTGTGTACTATGAGATGGGCCACAAGAGAAACATGATGAGTGCCGGCTTCATGCTTCTGGTAGTAGAGCCGACGGGTAAGCGGCGCTTAATAGCCGAGCGAGGAACGTGGAACAACTGACCTGCCGCACCAAAACCGCATATTTGAGGGGAAGAAAGCCAGCAGGAGGAATTTAGGAGAATGCTCATTTCCGTGAACCGCTAGCATCGACCTGCAAGCTACTGCAGCACATGGCGAGTTTAGGAAACTCGTCTACGAATCAAAGTTTACGAAACGCGTCGAGGGGATGAGTTTCGTAAACTCGGTAGCCTCCAAAAAACGCTCGATTTCTGGACACTTCCTGCGCCCACCTCAAAGGCCCTGAAAACACGGTTTTTTGGGGCCGTTTTTGTGACCCTTTTTTGGACACGTTTTTAACACGTATTTTGGTTATCGTAATGCCAGTTATATCCACCGTCTCGAAATCGTGGTAGTTTTGGCCTCCCCGGGCGGGGTACTGCCAGCGGGGTACTTTACCGAGGCAGGTTCGGCACGGTATCACTCAAATACCACCGCGAGACGTAGGCAACGACTCCTTCATCACCTTCTGTGAATTCAACGAGGACCCAATTATGATTCGCGGCCAGCTCCCGCACTCGGAGTGGCGTATGGTACTCCACTTGGTAGATGGCTATGCCGTTCGCTGCGGGTTGCTTGCGCAGATTCAGTAGGCTGGCCGTGACATAATAGGTCGCACCAACCCGCAACGGCTCCACAGTATTCCTTCCTTGGAGGGGAAGGGAAACTACTTCAGAAGCCCTCAGGGCCTCAGGAGGCCCACACAACACACTGCAAAGCCACCAGAACAAGAACATGAACCAAATATAAGAGGGCTATATCCCTTACCAGCTTAGGTTGTTCGTAGCTCAAGCAAAACCAATCGTTTTTGAACTGAGAAGCTCTTTTACGTACTGTAAAAGACAGTTGATAGCACGTAAACTGACCCATAACATTTTACAAACGGACTTTCAGAAAAGGTCATAGGTTTCGGCTTGGTGGTAGCAAGTGCCCAAAACACTATTTTTCAGCATGGAAGCTGCCA from Hymenobacter canadensis harbors:
- a CDS encoding phage tail tape measure protein produces the protein MADTTEERKVKIVLDAQQPNASIKEMAAGAAVLNSQLSKMAADDPGRAKLQDDFARLTARISETRAELRTIIQTEEELAAEQAKLAEQTQALAAAQEQTVRSGQQATASMREMKDAAAILSQQLENTRTDDPGRAALLRDYQVLQQRISAAGEQMRTYQKTAEELAEQQRQLAAETERLNQENREVILNGQKVNASFKEMKDSAALLERQLHELSADDPGRAAMLRDYQQLQKRIHDVQQEMGDTAEKGFTMKDALLLGGVEVGLEAAVDVVKELGAEIAQTVKEFEDLRGKVNTLTNATGAELDQLTSGVAGLAKTFNKEYDEILVASNSLAKQMGISQQEALRLIEQGFIAGADVNGEFLDQLKEYPAQFKAAGVSADEFVGIISQSQTSGVFSDKGVDVVKEFGLRIREQTSATKDALYAAFGPEFTKEILDGVNNGSISSVQALERVSQKMNDTQIPAAQLQTVIADVFGGPGEDAGLDYLKSLKNVGTGIDALVDKNNVYVQRQQELLASNKQLAATQNELAKEFEGTGNSLQVLGNEGMVFIYTLLTSLIVTFKELTAPLREIWDELGRLAESFGLVAKEGSLAKDIANGIGAVLRFLLTPTRLVYEGFGMLARALIEWVKQSEPAKAALLVMIAPLRLLFDLLRDSPAFFEGFVAAGSSAFTRVGRAWKAALRGDFSGAMQEFADLGAGAAREYLRAFNAARALRPEAQASETSSNGGEDPAGKPSGGGDGTTEKDRAKAAADAAKKEREERKKTDQQHLADLKQWVAEEGALLLQRNVLKEQLGARELDDAALRRELERQKLFEAATAKVDKLTGLEADYTEQVKAIVVERDLQLRELVDKHKAEEEERRLKALDEKLALNEADAEVALAELELKLANGVLNEQAYQDAVYAVKQAAHARELALLQEQGGKESAEYKKANAQFLQEQAAHVAKRKGLDEGLVKFQQGLAAVRKLIGSEELGALAEVFGKKSVLYKAFVVAQKALALTEIGLNLSVEMANNAKAAAQNPLNGPTAGAAGATQLFVTNGLSLLRAGLASAKVVGFREGGPTSASAGKGLLDLNQLRVSPGGELLDQDGFAVAGLVHKNEYVIPEWMRADPKVMQVEQWLEQKRQRGGGSYREGGPTTEGDSPVPVGAGLAGESSEVTALLRTLVEGQRRQDERIDTWARELTVVQQMYELDQAYDTYKKVNQQNGVTT
- a CDS encoding HNH endonuclease, whose amino-acid sequence is MKTVLVQRYDNELDILAIAERGYSDVYDRSKREDFDLVLVVPTSAARTSVTVVATPTSKQYKPTDDSPAWPGKPDNYKVRIDVRNVRYTSVERVKAAFASAGLTWAAAWKIMVADLEEEIFLEPADLATLEMEAEAASATGAGTSGLFEGSDTRIPVNRYERNPVARRQCIEHYGATCSVCGFDFGRAYGDQASGYIHVHHLIPLSLRKQEYEVKPIEDLRPVCANCHAVLHLRNPPYSIEELKQSLKYTPVFQS
- a CDS encoding SH3 domain-containing protein; this encodes MFLFWWLCSVLCGPPEALRASEVVSLPLQGRNTVEPLRVGATYYVTASLLNLRKQPAANGIAIYQVEYHTPLRVRELAANHNWVLVEFTEGDEGVVAYVSRWYLSDTVPNLPR